The Tachysurus vachellii isolate PV-2020 chromosome 25, HZAU_Pvac_v1, whole genome shotgun sequence genomic sequence CAGACTTTATCCAAATACTCTGTTTTATGTCTTTCCAACTCTCCAAAGTGGTGTAGTATTACAAATAAACCATATCATTATAAAGCGATGTGTTACTGATCTTTACTCCTTGAGAAACTCTACGAGAAAAAAATCTGCACTCTTAACTTCATGAATTGTGAATTTCCATTGTCAATTCATCACAGGTACTTTTCATATGCCCCAAAATATCATTAGATACCAGCAGTTATTGTCGTATGCATTACTTTATTGCATTTGTCAAAAAGCAAATTTATTCTGTACAGTGAAATCCATTTActtgacatttaaaaatcacAATCAGTACCTAGCATCCTACTACACTGAGTACTCTGGTTTCCAAACACATCTCAAATACATGATGTAAGGTGCGCTGGTGATACTAAATTGCAGCTGTGAATGGGCATGGGCATGGTGTGCTGTAATTGATTGGTGTCTGCTCCAGGGTGTATTCTCACCTAGTGCACGTTGTTCCTGGGATAGATCATGAACCTGACCAGGGTAGAGGAGTTATTGAAGatcagtgaatgaataaatagcgTAGTTTTATAAAAGTACACGAGATACCGCACTTTAGAATCGAGCTTTGAACACTGCTGCATCTATATTGAAAGAGCTTAAACTGTTTATACTCACTTTGAGGCAAACAACCCTGCTTCCAGAAAGAGAGCTGCTGCAGTCAATACTGAAAAGGATGGTACATCTACATCTCTGTAGTGGCTGTAATCTGATCATTTCAATGGGTAAGGCTGTGAGGCTGTGGGTCCAGATGGCGTCCCTGGCCGTGTCCTTAAAGCCTGGCATGCCTGTTGTTTTCATGGATATTTTCAACCTCTCCCTGTCCTTGTCTGTAGACCTCACATGTTTCAAAATGTCCACCATTATGCCTGTACTGAAGAAATTTTTGGTAAACGATTGGCACTCGTTGCTCTGACTCCCACTGTCAGCACATTCTGTGAAAGGCTCATCAGTGACTACATCTGCTCTGTGCTGCATGCCTCACTCAACCCACTGCAGTTTGCTTACTGTAGTTCACCCTACATAATGCTGTCTCCCACCTGGAGAGAAAGAACACATATTTCCCTCCAAACTTTACATGAAACTTAAGGCTCTGACCCTGAACCACTCTTGGTGTAGCTGGATCCTGGATTTCCTCGAAGGCAGATGCCTGGTGGTTAAGAGTTGGCAGCAACATCTCCACCCTGCTGACCCTCAACACTGGACACCCTCAGGGGTGTGTTTTCAGTCCTCTTTTGTACTCCTTATCCACTTACAAATGTGACTACAAACAGCTCCAATGTCCACTGAAAAAAGGTGTGCATCCTAAAACACCGGTGTCAGGAAAACTACCTCACAATTAACATCAACCAGAAGACCAAGGATTTTGTATCAAACTTCACGACACAGGAAAGGGAACACAACCTCCTCATCGTCAATGAAATACTAGTGAATTGGGTCAACAGCTTCAAGTTCCCCGTTGTTTACATCACTGAGTACTTCATATGGTCCACTCACCATGAAGCAGTGTTGAACAAAATCTGACTATCACTGTCCTTGTATAGTAAGTGCAATATTTCCCACTATGACACCTTAGGACCACACACATTGTTGCACTGTTTAAATAATACCATTATTACTTCTTACTAGAATATGTTAATAATTTAGAATACTGTATGTGCAGTATCTCCTAATGTCATGACCGCACACATTGTTACAATTTACTTTCAATTCACTTGCTTACTTTAGctactttttgtattatattaaaaaaaaacttagtgcAATACTTAGTGTACAACAGTAGCACATGAGTTTCATTGTATTTAGATGCTTAAAGTACTCTTTATGCAGATGACAAACTTGAAACATGAAACCTTTCTTCACTGACCAaatttacttttgtttgtgtatttctcAGGCACTACACAAAGTAAAAGTCCCATTTTTCGGATCTCTTTGTTCGAAAATCCCACGGGTAACTACTTCTTGGTCTAAATTGAAATAACCAGTGAGGTGCACACTTACAGTTTATTGTTTCATCCTAATACATCTTCTGCATGGAGCTTTTTCCTATGAATCTATATAACAACATGCTCACCTAGAACACAATGGATGCCCTTtggagtttggttcctctcatgtTATTTCCCTCTGCCACTGTCACTCctttcatactgtacataacagTGGAATTTACCAATACTATGGATGGATTCCTCAACGATCATTAAAATGGAACGTTTCTGGTTCGACTTCCATTTGTAAAGAGCTGATTATAATTGTAACCTTGAGATGGATTCGAATCCCATTCAGAGTGAATAATTGTCTCATACAAAGTGTTCAGcaatttgttgttatttacagCAAATGAAAAGAATGACTACGAATTAATCTTTAAAAGTATTTTAGCTCATTTTGATTGAGATGCAGGTTAATAATTCACTGTCATCATTTAGTACTGTATCTGCATTAAACATTGCATAATACCTCCCAAGCACATATGAATTATCTActtgtttttgaaagaaaacatgatgaaaatatgatttttttccccccacattaTGTTTCTCGGAAAGTCCCAGCAATGGGACTCAATTTTAAAGGACGTTCCAATTGTTTTTGTGGTGAGTGAAGTGGataattatattcatattcCACATTACAATGATAAATGCTTAGATAAATGCCATGTCTCCACCTTCTGCCTGCcggacagagtgaaagagaaagaattaCAAGAATAAATGGTCGCGATTATAGAATGAGACAAATATAGAATATCATCTGCTGGTTTATATTTCATTGCCAGCCACAGCTAGCATCACAACACATGTGCTTTGAGTAAAGTGTGATTAAATATCACTACAAATACATCCCAAATCTAGCATATTTCATACACTGTGGGTGATTACAGATTTTCAGTTAATGAAATAtatgaaacaacaaaaaagtcattttttataGAGTTTATTTAGCAGGTAAAGGACATTGAAAGTACGTAGCAGCATTACTGGGAAGGGTTGATGGGTATGCCAGGAAAAAAAGCTGGGAGTGGTCAAGACCTCTTCTATCACATGGTCAGCTCCTGaagatagaaatatatataataaaaaaaacattatttcataCTCTGTAAATAGGTAGTAGTAGAATAATCTTCTGCAACAGTgctatatttacaaaaaaaggcTCATAGTCACTGAGGTGTTGAAATATATACTATTAAAATATTGTGTTGCCTTACCATAATAGCATTGACAATATCGTTCTTGTTGTGACGTAGTGCACGGACAGCTTTAGCCCGAGCCACATTAGCCTGTGCCATGACCAGCTCTATATCTCTCTGTTCCAGTCCACTCTCATCCACCTGATatagagaaagtgaaagaaattcattttttgttcatttttagtcTTAAATACACAATGGTGAGAGAGAAGGCGACATATATTAGAGACATTAGAGAAGGTGACATATATTGAAGCGGCCAAATAATATTAcactacagtattttatttgacAATATACTTAGCTTTTTTGatatttgattttataaattttatttttattttttaaataaatacaaattttcgCCCTTTTTCATTGTGTCAGTTATATTTCAGTAAAAGTCAAGCTATTAGGGAGcaattataaagacagtattgACTCTCtacctcctcttcttcctcactcTCCTCTTTTATGGTGAGGTTGGGCATGATGTCAGGGGTGACCGGGGAAGGGTCAAGCGGAACCTTAAATTTCTCTGCTGCAGCCTTGTGCACTTGCTGTGACAGGTCCTCAATCTGTAACAGAGGCAGggtacaaatgtttttttaaaatctttttctcTTACAAGCCTACACTATACTTACTAGTGCTTATACTGCCGACTGTGGTCCTGATCCAGAACCagcaaattattaaataaattttatctaCAAACCCATGTATTCCATAGCTCATAGTCCATAGTTCAGTAACTAGGTTTCTATCATGCCATCTGAAGCAGATCTTCTGCTGTGATTTAACCAATCACttgcaatgaaataaaattatttaaatgaaagcagcccccttgacccgaggtagttcgggtaagcggtagaagatgaatgaatgaacgaatgaatgaatgaaagcagcTCTTTGGACCAGACATTAGACATCAACTCAGAAACTTGCACAGATTTTTTTCTATGACATTAGTAAACTAATAACATTGCttatttttggggaaaaaaaaaataaataaagtatgcattttttttctgtcacactCAGAATACCTCATATGTTTACATGGTAATGTGAAGCACAAGTACAAAACCTAAATACTTTAAATCATCTTAGTAtattcataaaatattaaataattgccAATATCAATAGcatatcaataataaataaatcattaaaaatgtgaATGTCATCATGTTGTTGCTTATCTGGGCATCTGTACACAAGGAATGTAATGTAACTAAACCTTAACAAATATTATTTGAATACTCTTGAACACAAAAATAATCACATGTTTATGAAAATGCTTACCTTAGCCTCCCCAAAGACTATGTAGATATCTGATGCAGGGCTTTTAAAGACATCTGGGCGAGTAATTACAAATAGGATATTCTTGGACTTCCGGATCGTAATCCGTGTAACTCCATGGATCTGTTTTAAGCCAAGCTTAGACATAGCCTACACACCCACAACAAGAAAGATTAACAAACGCTGAATGAGCAAGAAAGACGAGTCTCTAAAAGTTGGAATCGATAAAGACTTACATACCTTTCGTGCCTTTTTCTCACTTCGACTCTGCTTAGTTTTGCTCACTGACTCATCCGCTGTAGAATGTGACATCTGAGAAAGAGATTATATCAGAcaaatttatatatagatacatttctgtttgtgtttttcaaaAGAATGTGGCTTTCCTGTACAAGCACTTCTTATTTACATACTTGTGGGTCTGAAGTTTTCAAGAGACTTCTGGTTGGTTCTTCCAGCTCAGGAATTGATCCATCACTGTCTGTTTCATTACATGAGCCGACTTTGTAattcaaacacagagacagagtaaATTCTTTGGGCCGCATACACAGTTGAAAATGGCAGACTTTTTTGTAAATGACAACAAGGACAGACTTCATGTAATAAACATACTGTACTCAATAAGACATACTGTTATTTTTTAAGGAGAGATCCACTTCCTTAGATTCCTTTGTTCTGTCATTGGTTGAACACCCATCCTCTTGATCAGTGTGCTTTTCAGTTGGATGTTGTCTTGCTTGCACAGGGAAATTTAATGCAGAGGTGATGCATGGtaatatctctctttctttgctcAAGCTTGATTTTCTGTGAGCAGGAGTACTATCTCTGTTTCCTATACATCGAACGGGGTGGGTTTGGGGGCTTTTAGGTGATTCGGGTCTGTGTTCTATGCCCACTGCTTaagagaaccaaaaaaaaaatgcatcaaatttttattttcaatagtGACCCTGTATATGCAGAAATACTGGTGttgtacatttaataaacaatagCACAGAAACTGTGATTTGAAATACAACACACCTTCAGGTTTCTCTTGTTTGCAAGTGTTTGACGTTAAGCCTGACTGCTCGTTCACATTTTGATGCGTATCCTGTATTGGAAGTGAGATCGATAATTCTTCCTCAGACTCAACATCTGGCTGTTCTGTATTTATCACTTGAAGAGAGCTCTGTGATTCATGTTGATGCAGTCCATCATTTAGTGTTTTTTCTCTGTGAGTGAGGAGATTGTGTATTTGAGAACTGTTAAATGAAGACTGGGACTCTTGGATAGGTGGACGAAGGTCCTCCTCCAACACATCTGTGGATGAGGAAGAAGCGAGATGTGTGCTGAGTTCTGAAATTTCTTCTACAAAAATAGAGGAGGCCTCGACATCATCACTTGCAtcttgtgtgcttttgtgtgtttccAGCCCTTCTAATGTACCATGATAAAGTGCTTCTTTCTGGTTTGAATCGCTGAGACCATCTGAGTCAGTAGAACCTGTCGATTCTCTGAAATTGGTGTTTCTTTCAAGGGTATTGGAACTGGATTCTGCAGGCTGGAATACAGTTTGATGAGTATCTTTCTCTCCACTAGCATCGTTTGCGTGTATTTGCTGTTGCGTTCCTGGAGTATTTTTGTTATGCTGAGAAAATGTATGATTTGCagaagtttgtgtttttttagtctTAGGTTTACTCTCTTTATTTCTGATGTCTTCTGTTTTCTCCAGGACAATTTTGCTGTTGTCAGAGGTGACAGGTTCCTTTGGTATCTGGCTATCTGAAACAGATTTTCCCCTACCACAGTTCACTACGGTAGTATTCAGTTCTCCTTTTTCTGCATCAGAATTACGTGTTTCCTGTGAAACTTCAGTCTCATCTTTACTTAGTTCAAAAACATTAGTATTCTTCTCTctgacatttttgtttgtctccttttttgtgcatgtttcaATGGCCTCCTTTTCCTTGAGCGATATACATGTACTATTTTCAGTCTTTGGTTCAATTTGTTTGTCAGCCACTTGACTCCCAAAATTGAGCTGATTTTCATCTTTTCTAATGTTAGACTGTAATTGCCTGGCATCTAAATTTGGTGTCCCAATTGTAACCTCCTTATGAGAGCAGGTAGCTATCTTTTTGTGTATCAGAGACTTGTCAGAAGAGGAAATATGACGCTTTGCTTCACTTGATTTCTTTTTGTGGTCAAAGTTGCCAAATGACCCTCCTTCTAGTTTAAATACAAACTTGTTTTCTGAGACTGTTGAATCAGTATTTACCAGGCACATTTGTTCAGACGTTTCATGGATCTGTATTCCACTTGGCTTGtctgatattttatttgttgtgttgGGCTCACAGAGATCATTTTGTTTGTACAAATTGCTATAACCTAAAATGAGTGCCTTATTCTCTTCTTGAGCTGAATCCAGGACGTCTGTTCCCTGTTTACGCAAAATGCATGGGCTTTCATCTATGAGTATTTTTGATGTGGGTTCCTCAGGAATATTAAAATCTGTGTCAGTAGGCTGGTCTTTCTCATCTTTCCCATCATGTGAAAGGATATTTAATGGTATACAAGTAGACTGTGCACCTGGCATACCGGGTGAACAGCTTTTTTCAGGGTTGTTCCATGTAGTTTCCTGAATATTTTCTGAATGGCATTGTATAAGTGCATTATTGTCTGGATTCTGGAGGTTGTTTGCATCATCCTCACCCCCTCCTGCCTCTGAGAGGTCCTCAATGGATTTCCAAGTGGACAAATTTGTCTCCAGCATACCAGCTTCATTATTTGACATCTTTTCTGGCAAGAGACAGTAGCTGTTGTTATCCTCGAGATCACCCATCATGTTATATGGGGCAGAAATGTTTGGAGTTACAGATAGCCCCTTATTGTGCAGTGATCCAGTTATCTCACACATAAGCAAATTCTCTGGCCTAAAGTCACAGAATGGCTCTTCTGGAGCCCAATCATCAGCGGAAACACTCTTCTCTGTTATGCTACTTTGGGAGTTCTCCTTCTTTGGTGAGATGGCAAGCTTGCTGTAAGTAGAGCAGGTCATAGTTAGAGAGCCAACACTTATATCCTCTGTACTGGGTTGATTTTCGGTCAGGTTGTCTTGGTCAAGAGACTGTTCAGTTGAGGAAATAACAGCAGGGGTTAAGTTATCTGGTACTTCAGACAGCTCGGGATAGGCACAAACTGGTATGTTTGTGGGGCTACAATCATCTTTAGGGTAGGACAACAAAGGGACTCCCTTGTTGAGATCATTGGTTGCTGTCTCATCAAGCTGGAGTGAGGTATTCAAAAATTCAAAGTTATTTCCATTTTTCTGATCTAGATCTTTATCAACCTGAATATTTATCTTATTATCTATGCCTGCTGCTGTGGCACCAAGCACACAAAGGTCTGGTTTAGAGTATGTTTGTGATACTTTATCTAGCTCTGCTGAGCTTGCCTGATTTCCTGAGCCTAGAATGTTTGTATTGACACTTTGTTGAGACACCACTAAGAATGCATTTTCTCCCTCTTCTGAACTTTTGGAATCTGTGATCTGTTGATTCTCTTCATTTTGTTCCCTAATATCGCTTGAGGAATCTTGTctctttgcacattctgtctttGAATCAAGTGTGCTTATGTCTTCAGCATGCGCTCTGCAGACTGACATATGTTGCTGAATTAATGTATTTGATTGCCCGGAAGATCCAGAGGAAATCTCCATTTCACTCTCACTTCCAGAGGATTCTGGTCGTGCACAGATTACA encodes the following:
- the nacad gene encoding uncharacterized protein nacad isoform X1 encodes the protein MPGDTQGLLDTDAELPDLSRQTSSSTASTPTDSASSPSPSTPPKLSPQCTSPFGPRLVLSKPNPSTRPQPEGASFESDGRTVGRLTGRFGRIGCRRGPVKMERIKVLTGAEVESDYQEPESMDARVVMGQEALLKNMETQIGVPPDKKTSEESSSSEPTHSDTSTLQVESQISVEEKNKLDTGQEIEKSAKVKTLTPTPEQEKSLDQLHECPILEAKSSDTGLTESSTFFPDDEGDMLSLSQGEVPSLSFSEPSYPVDPQRIGVLPGLDPDRYYTAPSTPIKMAYCSHLKQQWQPSSPSTAPGSPTDESDLCSPPTSPSGSYITAEGGSCTSSYNSGTSHSCSPNLTAEAELQEVPACYVSSLSEIGDELGDDRPVAEREHCLCKPVMPELTESEEHEEERIKKETCRPHWVTESVSSHRSSSGRTTDSTHERGGSDATLVQAETPRATDISQPLDDPDQELELDFNDCISEHFARHDAPLSLEEDFPLDLACSSPFSHQQAAASNTLETGSLTPATCSSEISDTDNNSLYSEMGSSTLFFHGCSTDDGPGSEGMIPATMLPVHASFIFQADSMEITLFPTDDEPENEVDAYAAGEEEGDVDEYDDEDEDVDLNDDSNLEQQVEAIKIGARGVDDPNDEDTSASFLNSLSENSINDGVDESFAFQDDTEESIDSTSCNGDEEDHLYSTERHAELAQQFPPQEDHVQPVICARPESSGSESEMEISSGSSGQSNTLIQQHMSVCRAHAEDISTLDSKTECAKRQDSSSDIREQNEENQQITDSKSSEEGENAFLVVSQQSVNTNILGSGNQASSAELDKVSQTYSKPDLCVLGATAAGIDNKINIQVDKDLDQKNGNNFEFLNTSLQLDETATNDLNKGVPLLSYPKDDCSPTNIPVCAYPELSEVPDNLTPAVISSTEQSLDQDNLTENQPSTEDISVGSLTMTCSTYSKLAISPKKENSQSSITEKSVSADDWAPEEPFCDFRPENLLMCEITGSLHNKGLSVTPNISAPYNMMGDLEDNNSYCLLPEKMSNNEAGMLETNLSTWKSIEDLSEAGGGEDDANNLQNPDNNALIQCHSENIQETTWNNPEKSCSPGMPGAQSTCIPLNILSHDGKDEKDQPTDTDFNIPEEPTSKILIDESPCILRKQGTDVLDSAQEENKALILGYSNLYKQNDLCEPNTTNKISDKPSGIQIHETSEQMCLVNTDSTVSENKFVFKLEGGSFGNFDHKKKSSEAKRHISSSDKSLIHKKIATCSHKEVTIGTPNLDARQLQSNIRKDENQLNFGSQVADKQIEPKTENSTCISLKEKEAIETCTKKETNKNVREKNTNVFELSKDETEVSQETRNSDAEKGELNTTVVNCGRGKSVSDSQIPKEPVTSDNSKIVLEKTEDIRNKESKPKTKKTQTSANHTFSQHNKNTPGTQQQIHANDASGEKDTHQTVFQPAESSSNTLERNTNFRESTGSTDSDGLSDSNQKEALYHGTLEGLETHKSTQDASDDVEASSIFVEEISELSTHLASSSSTDVLEEDLRPPIQESQSSFNSSQIHNLLTHREKTLNDGLHQHESQSSLQVINTEQPDVESEEELSISLPIQDTHQNVNEQSGLTSNTCKQEKPEAVGIEHRPESPKSPQTHPVRCIGNRDSTPAHRKSSLSKEREILPCITSALNFPVQARQHPTEKHTDQEDGCSTNDRTKESKEVDLSLKNNIGSCNETDSDGSIPELEEPTRSLLKTSDPQMSHSTADESVSKTKQSRSEKKARKAMSKLGLKQIHGVTRITIRKSKNILFVITRPDVFKSPASDIYIVFGEAKIEDLSQQVHKAAAEKFKVPLDPSPVTPDIMPNLTIKEESEEEEEVDESGLEQRDIELVMAQANVARAKAVRALRHNKNDIVNAIMELTM
- the nacad gene encoding uncharacterized protein nacad isoform X2; translated protein: MPGDTQGLLDTDAELPDLSRQTSSSTASTPTDSASSPSPSTPPKLSPQCTSPFGPRLVLSKPNPSTRPQPEGASFESDGRTVGRLTGRFGRIGCRRGPVKMERIKVLTGAEVESDYQEPESMDARVVMGQEALLKNMETQIGVPPDKKTSEESSSSEPTHSDTSTLQVESQISVEEKNKLDTGQEIEKSAKVKTLTPTPEQEKSLDQLHECPILEAKSSDTGLTESSTFFPDDEGDMLSLSQGEVPSLSFSEPSYPVDPQRIGVLPGLDPDRYYTAPSTPIKMAYCSHLKQQWQPSSPSTAPGSPTDESDLCSPPTSPSGSYITAEGGSCTSSYNSGTSHSCSPNLTAEAELQEVPACYVSSLSEIGDELGDDRPVAEREHCLCKPVMPELTESEEHEEERIKKETCRPHWVTESVSSHRSSSGRTTDSTHERGGSDATLVQAETPRATDISQPLDDPDQELELDFNDCISEHFARHDAPLSLEEDFPLDLACSSPFSHQQAAASNTLETGSLTPATCSSEISDTDNNSLYSEMGSSTLFFHGCSTDDGPGSEGMIPATMLPVHASFIFQADSMEITLFPTDDEPENEVDAYAAGEEEGDVDEYDDEDEDVDLNDDSNLEQQVEAIKIGARGVDDPNDEDTSASFLNSLSENSINDGVDESFAFQDDTEESIDSTSCNGDEEDHLYSTERHAELAQQFPPQEDHVQPVICARPESSGSESEMEISSGSSGQSNTLIQQHMSVCRAHAEDISTLDSKTECAKRQDSSSDIREQNEENQQITDSKSSEEGENAFLVVSQQSVNTNILGSGNQASSAELDKVSQTYSKPDLCVLGATAAGIDNKINIQVDKDLDQKNGNNFEFLNTSLQLDETATNDLNKGVPLLSYPKDDCSPTNIPVCAYPELSEVPDNLTPAVISSTEQSLDQDNLTENQPSTEDISVGSLTMTCSTYSKLAISPKKENSQSSITEKSVSADDWAPEEPFCDFRPENLLMCEITGSLHNKGLSVTPNISAPYNMMGDLEDNNSYCLLPEKMSNNEAGMLETNLSTWKSIEDLSEAGGGEDDANNLQNPDNNALIQCHSENIQETTWNNPEKSCSPGMPGAQSTCIPLNILSHDGKDEKDQPTDTDFNIPEEPTSKILIDESPCILRKQGTDVLDSAQEENKALILGYSNLYKQNDLCEPNTTNKISDKPSGIQIHETSEQMCLVNTDSTVSENKFVFKLEGGSFGNFDHKKKSSEAKRHISSSDKSLIHKKIATCSHKEVTIGTPNLDARQLQSNIRKDENQLNFGSQVADKQIEPKTENSTCISLKEKEAIETCTKKETNKNVREKNTNVFELSKDETEVSQETRNSDAEKGELNTTVVNCGRGKSVSDSQIPKEPVTSDNSKIVLEKTEDIRNKESKPKTKKTQTSANHTFSQHNKNTPGTQQQIHANDASGEKDTHQTVFQPAESSSNTLERNTNFRESTGSTDSDGLSDSNQKEALYHGTLEGLETHKSTQDASDDVEASSIFVEEISELSTHLASSSSTDVLEEDLRPPIQESQSSFNSSQIHNLLTHREKTLNDGLHQHESQSSLQVINTEQPDVESEEELSISLPIQDTHQNVNEQSGLTSNTCKQEKPEVGIEHRPESPKSPQTHPVRCIGNRDSTPAHRKSSLSKEREILPCITSALNFPVQARQHPTEKHTDQEDGCSTNDRTKESKEVDLSLKNNIGSCNETDSDGSIPELEEPTRSLLKTSDPQMSHSTADESVSKTKQSRSEKKARKAMSKLGLKQIHGVTRITIRKSKNILFVITRPDVFKSPASDIYIVFGEAKIEDLSQQVHKAAAEKFKVPLDPSPVTPDIMPNLTIKEESEEEEEVDESGLEQRDIELVMAQANVARAKAVRALRHNKNDIVNAIMELTM